One window from the genome of Bacillus weihaiensis encodes:
- the nusA gene encoding transcription termination factor NusA — protein MSSELLDALTILEKEKGISKEIIIEAIEAALISAYKRNFNQAQNVRVDLNRDTGTMKVYARKDVVDEVYDPRLEISIAEAQGINPNYVVNDVIEMEVTPKDFGRIAAQTAKQVVTQRVREAERGVIYSEFIDREEDIMTGIVQRIDSKFIYVSLGKIEALLPVSEQMPNETYRPHDRIKVFLTKVEKTTKGPQIFVSRTHPGLLKRLFEMEVPEIYDGTVEIKSVSREAGDRSKISVHSDNPEVDPVGSCVGPKGQRVQTIVNELKGEKIDIVRWSQDPVEFVANALSPSKVAEVLVNEEEKSTTVIVPDYQLSLAIGKRGQNARLAAKLTGWKIDIKSESDAEQAGIYPLEINRSETDLSDDEPLLTSFDDRELSE, from the coding sequence ATGAGTAGTGAATTATTAGATGCCTTAACGATTCTAGAGAAGGAAAAGGGCATTAGCAAGGAAATTATTATTGAAGCAATTGAAGCTGCCTTGATTTCAGCATATAAACGAAACTTTAATCAAGCACAAAACGTTCGTGTAGATCTAAATCGAGATACAGGAACAATGAAAGTATACGCAAGAAAAGACGTAGTGGATGAAGTTTATGATCCTCGATTAGAAATTTCTATTGCTGAAGCTCAAGGAATTAATCCTAATTATGTCGTTAATGACGTGATTGAAATGGAAGTAACTCCAAAAGACTTCGGTCGAATTGCAGCTCAAACGGCTAAGCAGGTTGTTACTCAAAGAGTACGTGAAGCAGAGCGTGGTGTAATCTATAGTGAATTTATCGATCGTGAAGAAGATATCATGACAGGAATTGTACAGCGTATTGATTCAAAATTCATCTATGTTAGCTTAGGGAAAATAGAAGCCCTTTTACCAGTAAGTGAGCAAATGCCTAATGAAACGTATCGTCCACACGATCGAATTAAGGTTTTCTTAACGAAGGTAGAAAAAACAACAAAAGGACCACAAATTTTTGTTTCTAGAACACATCCAGGTTTATTAAAACGTTTATTTGAAATGGAAGTACCTGAGATTTATGATGGAACAGTTGAAATCAAGTCTGTTTCTCGTGAAGCGGGAGACCGTTCTAAAATTTCAGTTCATTCTGATAACCCAGAAGTAGATCCTGTTGGTTCTTGCGTAGGTCCTAAAGGGCAACGTGTACAAACGATTGTAAATGAACTAAAAGGTGAAAAAATTGACATTGTACGATGGTCTCAAGATCCAGTTGAGTTCGTTGCCAATGCTTTAAGCCCTTCAAAGGTAGCTGAAGTACTTGTTAATGAAGAAGAGAAATCAACAACGGTTATTGTACCTGATTATCAACTTTCATTAGCAATTGGTAAACGTGGTCAAAATGCGCGTTTAGCTGCTAAATTAACGGGCTGGAAAATTGATATTAAAAGTGAATCTGACGCTGAACAGGCTGGGATTTATCCATTAGAAATAAATCGTTCTGAAACAGATTTATCTGATGATGAACCACTTTTGACAAGTTTTGATGATAGAGAGTTAAGTGAATAA
- the rimP gene encoding ribosome maturation factor RimP, translated as MSKKVTDIVEDLVSPILADMKLELVDIEYVKEGANWFLRLFIDSEKGIDIEECGIVSEKVSEKLDELDPIQHNYFLEVSSPGAERPLKKESDVMKAIGKQVHVKTYEPINGEKVFEGELTNFDGQTLTVTVTIKTRKKQVEIPYEKVAKARLAVTFN; from the coding sequence ATGAGTAAAAAAGTCACCGATATTGTAGAAGATTTAGTATCTCCCATTTTAGCAGATATGAAACTTGAATTAGTGGATATCGAATATGTAAAAGAAGGTGCAAATTGGTTTCTACGATTATTTATTGATTCAGAAAAAGGAATTGACATTGAAGAATGTGGAATCGTAAGTGAAAAAGTGAGTGAAAAGCTGGACGAGTTAGATCCTATTCAACACAATTATTTCTTAGAGGTTTCATCGCCAGGTGCTGAACGACCACTGAAGAAAGAATCAGATGTGATGAAGGCAATCGGAAAGCAAGTTCATGTCAAAACGTATGAACCGATTAATGGAGAGAAAGTATTTGAAGGAGAGTTAACGAATTTTGACGGTCAAACTCTTACTGTTACTGTAACAATAAAGACTAGAAAAAAACAAGTTGAAATTCCTTATGAGAAAGTAGCGAAAGCTAGATTAGCCGTTACTTTTAATTAA
- a CDS encoding PolC-type DNA polymerase III: MSMQTNPIERFQLLLQQIRLTEDAAVVHFKNGSIAKLTVHKLTKKWHFHFQFEKILPYNVFQLFHTKLSKAFSHIADVSFTYETVDQSFDEKLVQDYWTICIQQMDGISPPMLALLNEQSPSVQGVKVLIKTKNDTEAMTIKRKYASLIQESFQQFGFPTFQIDTTVAVSEEEIKEFQAKKLEEDKQRGLQAFTDMENAEKEDAMQPELSGPLTIGYTIKEDEEIRSMASIEDEERRIAIQGYVFDAETKELRSGRTLLTFKITDYTSSILVKMFARDKEDAFLVQAVKKGMWLKVRGSIQNDTFVRDLVMIANDINEMAPRERKDKAPDDEKRVELHLHSPMSQMDAVTSISKYVEQAKKWGHKAIALTDHAVAQSFPEAYSAGKKHGVKILYGVEINLVDDGVPIAYNSQHRYLPDETYIVFDVETTGLSAVYDTVIELAAVKIQNGEIVDRFESFANPHHPLSATTIDLTGITDDMVRDAPNVDEVLRKFKDWIGDDILVAHNASFDMGFLNVGYKKLLGEEKAKNPVIDTLELGRFLYPELKNHRLNTLCKKFDIELTQHHRAIYDAEATGYLLIKMLKDAAEKEIEYHDQFNDNMGKGNAYQRSRPYHATVLAQNDVGLKNLFKLVSIAHISYFYRVPRIPRSQLNKYREGLLIGSACDKGEVFEGMMQKSPEEVEEIAAYYDYLEVQPLEVYQHLIELDYIRDEIALQEIVSNIVKLGEKLDKPVVATGNVHYLNPVDKIYRKILVSSQGGANPLNRHELPNVHFRTTDEMLSCFSFLGEDIAKRIVVENTNLIADLIEDIKPIKDDLYTPKIEGADDEIREMSYSRARSIYGDNLPELVEARLEKELKSIIGHGFAVIYLISHKLVKKSLDDGYLVGSRGSVGSSFVATMTEITEVNPLPPHYVCPDCQHSEFFNDGSVGSGFDLPNKDCPNCGAKYQKDGHDIPFETFLGFKGDKVPDIDLNFSGEYQPTAHNYTKLLFGEEYVYRAGTIGTVAEKTAYGYVKGYANDHNLIYRGAEVDRLVQGCTGVKRTTGQHPGGIIVVPDYMDIFDFSPIQFPADATGSEWKTTHFDFHSIHDNLLKLDILGHDDPTVIRMLQDLSGIDPKTIPTDDPEVMKIFSGTESLGVTEEQIMCKTGTLGIPEFGTRFVRQMLEDTKPTTFSELVQISGLSHGTDVWLGNAQELIHNNICTLSEVIGCRDDIMVYLIYQGLEPSFAFKIMESVRKGKGLTDEMEEEMKKQEVPDWYIDSCLKIKYMFPKAHAAAYVLMAVRIAYFKVHHALLYYAAYFTVRADDFDIDTMVKGSTPIKAKIEEINAKGLDAAPKEKSLLTVLELALEMCERGYSFQKVDLYRSDASEFIIDGHSLIPPFNSIPGLGTNAAINIVKARENGEFLSKEDLQQRGKVSKTIIEYLSNHGCLDELPDQNQLSLF, encoded by the coding sequence ATGAGTATGCAAACGAATCCTATAGAACGATTCCAACTACTGTTACAACAGATTAGGTTAACAGAAGATGCAGCAGTTGTTCATTTTAAAAATGGGTCAATTGCAAAATTAACTGTTCATAAGCTAACAAAAAAATGGCATTTTCACTTTCAATTTGAAAAGATTCTTCCATATAATGTATTTCAGCTTTTTCATACAAAACTTTCTAAGGCTTTTTCGCATATTGCAGATGTTTCATTTACGTATGAAACAGTCGATCAATCCTTTGATGAAAAGCTTGTTCAAGATTACTGGACCATTTGTATTCAACAAATGGATGGTATCTCACCTCCAATGCTAGCTCTATTAAATGAACAAAGTCCTTCGGTACAAGGAGTTAAAGTTCTAATAAAGACTAAAAATGATACAGAGGCTATGACAATTAAGCGAAAATATGCTTCTCTTATTCAAGAAAGCTTCCAGCAATTCGGCTTTCCAACCTTCCAAATTGATACCACGGTTGCTGTAAGTGAAGAGGAAATAAAAGAATTCCAAGCGAAGAAATTAGAAGAAGATAAACAAAGAGGATTACAAGCCTTTACAGATATGGAGAATGCGGAAAAAGAAGACGCGATGCAGCCTGAGCTTTCCGGCCCACTCACAATTGGTTATACCATTAAAGAGGATGAAGAAATTCGTTCTATGGCTTCAATTGAAGACGAAGAACGAAGAATTGCCATTCAAGGATATGTCTTTGATGCAGAAACGAAAGAACTTCGAAGCGGTAGGACGTTGTTAACCTTTAAAATTACAGATTATACAAGTTCTATCCTTGTTAAAATGTTTGCTAGAGACAAAGAAGATGCCTTTTTAGTCCAAGCTGTAAAAAAAGGAATGTGGTTAAAAGTAAGAGGTAGTATTCAAAATGATACATTTGTAAGAGACCTTGTCATGATTGCAAATGATATTAATGAAATGGCTCCACGAGAAAGAAAGGATAAAGCTCCTGACGATGAAAAACGTGTAGAGCTTCATTTACATTCTCCTATGAGTCAAATGGATGCTGTCACGTCTATTAGTAAATATGTTGAACAGGCAAAGAAGTGGGGACATAAAGCAATTGCCTTAACGGATCACGCTGTTGCTCAATCTTTTCCAGAGGCTTATTCAGCAGGTAAAAAGCATGGAGTGAAAATCCTTTATGGAGTTGAAATAAATCTTGTGGATGATGGAGTTCCAATTGCCTATAACAGTCAGCATCGTTATTTACCTGATGAAACCTATATCGTTTTTGACGTTGAGACAACTGGGTTATCAGCTGTTTATGATACGGTAATTGAATTGGCAGCTGTTAAGATTCAGAATGGTGAAATCGTCGATCGATTCGAGTCATTCGCCAATCCTCATCACCCTTTATCGGCAACTACAATAGATCTAACAGGAATTACAGATGATATGGTAAGGGATGCGCCAAATGTTGATGAAGTTCTACGGAAATTCAAGGACTGGATAGGTGATGATATTCTAGTTGCTCATAATGCCAGCTTCGATATGGGATTTTTAAATGTGGGATATAAGAAGCTTTTAGGAGAAGAAAAAGCGAAAAATCCAGTAATTGATACGCTTGAATTAGGTCGTTTCCTTTATCCTGAATTAAAAAACCATCGACTTAACACGTTATGTAAAAAGTTCGATATTGAATTAACACAGCATCACCGAGCAATTTACGATGCTGAAGCAACAGGTTATTTGTTAATTAAGATGCTTAAAGATGCTGCAGAAAAAGAAATTGAATACCATGATCAATTCAATGACAATATGGGAAAAGGAAATGCATATCAGCGTTCTAGACCATATCATGCGACTGTTCTTGCACAAAATGATGTCGGATTAAAGAATCTCTTTAAATTGGTATCTATTGCTCATATTTCTTATTTCTATAGAGTTCCTAGAATACCTAGGTCTCAATTGAACAAATATAGAGAGGGTCTTTTAATTGGTTCTGCCTGTGATAAGGGAGAAGTTTTTGAAGGAATGATGCAAAAGTCTCCTGAGGAAGTGGAAGAAATTGCTGCCTATTACGACTATTTAGAGGTACAACCTTTAGAGGTGTACCAACATTTAATTGAATTAGATTATATTCGTGATGAGATTGCCTTACAAGAAATTGTATCAAACATCGTTAAACTAGGTGAAAAATTAGATAAACCTGTCGTTGCTACAGGAAATGTTCATTATTTAAATCCTGTTGATAAAATTTATCGGAAAATATTAGTAAGTTCACAGGGTGGGGCAAATCCGCTAAATCGTCATGAGCTTCCAAATGTTCATTTTCGTACAACAGATGAAATGCTTTCGTGTTTTTCTTTTTTAGGAGAGGACATAGCAAAGCGAATTGTTGTTGAAAACACGAATTTAATTGCCGATTTAATAGAGGATATTAAACCGATTAAAGATGATCTGTATACACCGAAAATTGAAGGGGCAGACGATGAAATTCGAGAAATGAGTTATTCAAGAGCAAGAAGTATATACGGTGATAACTTGCCCGAGCTTGTTGAAGCCAGACTAGAGAAAGAATTAAAGAGTATCATCGGGCATGGATTTGCTGTTATTTATCTTATTTCTCATAAGCTTGTTAAAAAATCCTTAGATGATGGTTATCTAGTAGGTTCACGTGGTTCTGTAGGTTCTTCCTTCGTGGCGACTATGACAGAGATTACGGAGGTAAATCCTTTGCCGCCACACTATGTATGTCCTGATTGTCAGCACTCAGAATTTTTTAATGATGGTTCCGTTGGTTCGGGGTTTGACTTACCTAACAAGGATTGTCCTAATTGTGGTGCGAAGTATCAAAAGGATGGACATGATATACCGTTTGAAACGTTTCTTGGATTCAAAGGGGATAAAGTACCTGATATTGATTTGAACTTCTCAGGTGAATATCAACCAACCGCACATAATTACACTAAATTACTTTTTGGAGAAGAGTATGTGTATCGAGCCGGTACAATAGGGACAGTTGCGGAAAAAACAGCGTATGGTTATGTTAAAGGCTATGCAAATGATCACAATCTCATCTATAGAGGAGCAGAAGTTGACCGCTTAGTTCAAGGCTGTACAGGTGTAAAACGAACTACAGGTCAGCATCCTGGAGGAATAATAGTTGTCCCTGATTATATGGATATATTTGATTTTTCTCCTATCCAATTCCCTGCAGATGCTACGGGCTCAGAATGGAAGACAACTCATTTCGATTTCCATTCTATCCATGATAATCTTTTAAAACTTGATATCCTAGGCCATGATGATCCGACAGTTATCCGTATGCTACAGGACTTAAGTGGAATCGACCCTAAGACAATACCGACAGACGATCCTGAAGTAATGAAAATATTTAGTGGAACAGAATCACTAGGTGTAACAGAAGAACAAATTATGTGTAAAACTGGAACATTGGGAATACCTGAATTTGGAACACGATTTGTACGTCAAATGCTTGAGGATACGAAACCAACTACCTTCTCTGAATTAGTACAGATTTCAGGGCTATCACACGGAACAGATGTATGGCTTGGAAATGCTCAGGAATTAATTCATAATAACATTTGTACACTAAGTGAAGTAATTGGATGCCGTGATGATATTATGGTATATCTTATTTACCAAGGGCTTGAGCCATCTTTTGCATTTAAAATTATGGAATCGGTACGTAAAGGTAAAGGATTAACGGATGAAATGGAAGAGGAAATGAAAAAGCAAGAGGTTCCGGATTGGTATATTGATTCATGCTTAAAGATCAAATATATGTTCCCTAAAGCCCATGCAGCTGCTTATGTATTAATGGCTGTTAGAATTGCTTATTTTAAAGTTCATCACGCCCTTTTATATTATGCAGCCTATTTCACTGTTCGTGCCGATGACTTTGATATTGATACGATGGTAAAAGGTTCAACACCGATAAAAGCTAAGATAGAAGAGATTAACGCAAAAGGACTAGATGCAGCACCTAAAGAAAAAAGTTTGCTAACGGTTTTAGAATTAGCTTTAGAAATGTGTGAAAGAGGTTACTCTTTCCAAAAGGTAGATTTGTACCGTTCAGATGCCTCTGAGTTTATTATTGATGGTCATTCACTGATTCCACCATTCAACTCAATTCCAGGATTAGGTACAAATGCTGCAATTAATATTGTTAAAGCACGTGAAAATGGAGAGTTTCTATCTAAAGAAGACCTACAACAACGTGGTAAAGTATCAAAGACAATTATTGAGTACTTATCTAACCATGGTTGCTTGGATGAACTACCGGACCAAAATCAATTATCGCTATTTTAA